A genomic stretch from Flavobacterium nitratireducens includes:
- a CDS encoding M48 family metallopeptidase: MSTNSNLLHISNIEIDVIRKDIKNMHLAVYPPHGRIRLAVPLKTDEEVVRLFAISKLGWIKKHVKSFQEQARETKRDYVSGESLFFQGIRYLLEVQEKNGYSSVKIEGTKKIILKIKEGATTEEKAIVMREWYRKQLKLQIKPLLDKWEKIIEVSTNDWGVKHMKTKWGSCNTDSKNIWLNLELAKKPPICLEYILVHELVHLHERNHNDRFVSLMDKFMPKWRLHRDELNKLPIVHNDWGY; this comes from the coding sequence ATGAGTACTAATTCTAATCTTTTACATATCTCAAACATTGAAATTGATGTTATTAGAAAAGACATCAAGAACATGCACCTCGCTGTCTATCCACCACACGGTAGGATAAGATTGGCTGTTCCATTGAAAACGGATGAAGAGGTAGTTAGACTGTTTGCAATTAGCAAATTGGGATGGATAAAAAAGCATGTAAAAAGTTTTCAAGAGCAAGCCAGAGAGACCAAAAGAGATTATGTATCTGGCGAAAGTTTGTTTTTTCAAGGAATACGATATTTGTTAGAAGTCCAAGAAAAAAACGGATATAGTTCAGTAAAAATTGAAGGGACTAAAAAAATTATATTAAAAATAAAAGAAGGTGCTACAACTGAAGAAAAAGCAATTGTAATGCGAGAATGGTATCGCAAACAATTAAAGTTGCAGATTAAACCTTTGCTGGATAAATGGGAAAAAATCATAGAGGTTTCTACCAATGATTGGGGTGTAAAACACATGAAAACGAAATGGGGGTCATGTAATACTGATTCTAAAAATATTTGGTTAAACTTAGAGTTGGCAAAAAAACCACCAATTTGTCTGGAGTATATTTTAGTGCATGAGCTGGTTCATTTACACGAAAGAAACCATAACGACAGGTTCGTCTCCTTAATGGATAAATTCATGCCAAAGTGGAGGTTACATCGTGATGAGTTGAATAAATTGCCAATTGTGCATAACGATTGGGGGTATTAA